A window of the Arachis duranensis cultivar V14167 chromosome 5, aradu.V14167.gnm2.J7QH, whole genome shotgun sequence genome harbors these coding sequences:
- the LOC107488910 gene encoding transcription initiation factor IIA subunit 2 → MATFELYRRSTIGMCLTETLDEMVQNGTLSPELAIQVLVQFDKSMAEALETQVKSKVSIKGHLHTYRFCDNVWTFMLQDAVIKIDDCQENVGRVKIVACDSKLLTQ, encoded by the exons ATGGCGACGTTCGAGTTGTACCGTAGATCAACAATAGGAATGTGCCTGACGGAGACTTTGGACGAGATGGTTCAAAACGGAACCCTTAGCCCAGAGCTGGCTATTCAGGTTCTTGTTCAGTTTGATAAG TCCATGGCTGAAGCATTGGAAACGCAAGTTAAGAGCAAGGTCTCCATTAAG GGACATCTCCACACATACAGATTTTGTGACAACGTTTGGACCTTCATGTTACAAGATGCAGTGATTAAGATTGATGACTGTCAAGAGAATGTTGGAAGAGTTAAAATTGTGGCATGTGATTCAAAGTTACTCACACAATAA
- the LOC127747609 gene encoding secreted RxLR effector protein 161-like, producing the protein MYDNPYASILENLIYAQVYTRPDISFIVEVLDRYLSNPDMDHWIAVKCVMRYLKRTKDYMLTYQRSENLEIIRYSDFYFTGCQDSRRSTSGCVFMLTGGAIAWKSNKQTLVASSTMEAEYVACFEASKRGI; encoded by the coding sequence ATGTATGATAATCCTTATGCATCAATACTAGAGAACTTAATATATGCTCAAGTCTACACACGTCCCGATATATCATTCATAGTAGAAGTGTTGGATAGATACTTGAGCAATCCTGACATGGATCATTGGATAGCTGTTAAATGTGTAATGCGTTATCTAAAGAGAACAAAGGATTACATGCTTACTTATCAGAGATCAGAAAATTTGGAGATCATTAGGTACTCTGATTTCTATTTTACGGGATGCCAAGATAGTAGACGCTCTACTTCAGGTTGTGTCTTCATGTTGACTGGAGGAGCTATTGCATGGAAGTCTAACAAACAGACTCTAGTAGCTTCTTCAACAATGGAGGCAGAGTACGTTGCTTGCTTTGAGGCATCCAAACGTGGCATATAG